Below is a genomic region from Ziziphus jujuba cultivar Dongzao chromosome 7, ASM3175591v1.
GagactcaaataaaataaaaaataaagattaaaaaataaaaaactgacaTAGCAACCAACCAAtggcatttttgtttttcatggaGCTCAAAAGCATAACAAAGTGACAAGAGAAAGAAATTACCCCCACGGCGTTTCCTGGAAGCAGGATTATCAGGCATCATTCCTTCAGACCAAGGAGACCCCTGAAATCCAAATCCATATCCATTCACAGTAGGTGGTGAAGCATAACCCATGCCTGAGTAACAGAATATCagttaaacaaacaaacaaaagggAGATATTTAAACATCCTTTGCTACACTATAGAACTTGGATGATACATCAAAAAGAGAAACACATTTTGGTTTCCTGATTGGTAGTAGCCCCCCAAAATTTGTAACCCATGCCAAAGTACTGGAGAACCAAGCTCAAGGCTTAAGTATTTTGCTCAGGCTTGGCCAAAATGTATATGTACATGTATAAATGTATAAGTTCATTTGTAATAATAGTTTGATTTGATCCATTCCAAAGGTCCACAACGCTGTCCTCCTTTCTAGATGTTCCAATGAATATCAAAttgttttattctttaaaaGGGCATCACAAATTGCACAAAGAAGGTAGAGGATGAGTGAGTGAGAGAGAGTACCTCTAAAACCCCCAGGTGGAAATGTGGGTATGGGGCCGTACGGTCCGTGAGCACCTGGTGGTGCACCATAGTCATAATGCACTCCAGAAGGTAGTAATGGTGACCCATACCTGTTGGAAACTCCATAGGGCGGTATAGGAGGAACCCCAACACCTCCAAAATAAAAGGGAGGAGGGTTGTTATAGTGACTGGTAATAGGAGGAGGCTGccacaagaaaaagaaacagaatGGTGTTTAGATAGGAAGGTACACATTATTTTATCCATATGATTAATATAGCCCACAAAGAATCCTCAAATCTGAGAATGAACTAATAGCTCCAAATAACTAGTCTCATTCTTAGAGTTTTCATATCTTCAACAAGACTTCAACATCTCCAAGTAATAAAATACAGAAAACTGACTATATTAACGGCATATAGACCATTGCTATATAAATGCAATTGCTTGATCTTTGCTTTGACAGACAAGATTCATAATATTTCACCTCAACTCCAACAATTTATTTCACTTCAACTCCAACAATTTCACAACATTTTTCTATTCACTTGGAAATTCAAACAAATAGCAGATATTGGTTGCAGTAAAGAGAACAGTGAAAGAAAATACTCGAATTTTATTTGGTTACTTACTGTAGCCAAAACTGTTGGTCGAGGAGCACCACATTTTGTCCGGTTGCAAACCGTTCTAAATCCAAAGTTTACGTTCCCACATTGCAGACAGGTCCAATCTCCATCATTACGTAAATCTATCACAAACAAGGAGTGATGTTCAGAAAATTAGACCAcattaacaacaaaaaaaaatagaagcaaaaataaaaatattagagggaaagaaataatatatcaCAGAAGGAAAAACATTCGCCAGGGAGAAAAACATGGTCATAGAAACCTAccataaattgataaaaacaatTACCATATGAGTTGAGAATAGAGCAACGAGGTCAAAAGAtacaactaaaattaaaaacaggGACCACAAACTATTTTCCAACAAACTAAACCGTGCGACAATGGTAGGTAATTTAATGTCAACCAGATGGAACAATTCTACtgaaattacaaattttaagttttttaaagataaatacaATCATACCAATAAGGCAAAACTatctaacaaaataaaagacaatcAAATTTCCTAGCGTTTCTTCATCAAAACTCCAATAACATTCTCAATTTCTCAACTTCTGCTTGTAaaatcaagaaattaaaaacaatgaTAAACACGGATAcactagaaaataaaatatgagagaGAATTTTCACATaatatttaaacaattgaaGAAAGATTttaaagagggggggggggaagcTGCTGCACGAGTAAAATTATGCACGAACTGCTAAACTCTTGAGGCACAAATTCAAACAGTCTAATCAACAGTAATATAATCATGATTGTTGCATAGAGTTTGAAGAATTTCTAACCAAACTGACGAAACAACAAGATTAAACTTACTATCACTACGAGACCGTTTCGCTCCGAATGAACCTCGATTATCAACCTAAAAAAGTACACAAGGTAGATGATTCGTGATTACAATTAGATAAAACAAACAGCAAAAAAGAAACAGTAATTTGAAACTCAATTTGcactaaaaatatcaaaaatttgaaattaatgcaAAGAGACAGAATATTTATAGAAGTAATCAAATTTTAGGAAGATATAAAATTCATACATTCATAGTCTCAAAAGAGAGAAAAGCGAATAACTCTGCTTACCTTACTAGTAGAAGCCATtcttcagagagagagagagaatgcagCGCCAGCAAAATGCAAAATTTGCGAACCCCGCTGGTCGTTTACTTTCGGTCAATTTTATGAGCGCAAAACCAAAAGGGAGGGACTTGTTTTATTTAGAGGTGTTTGGCTGCACGCAAACCGTAATCCCCCCAGTTGTCAAAACTACCCCTGCCGCGGTCTAAGGATGCTGCCTCGCGTTACGAAGTATTGTTTAccgtttctttttatttattattatttctaactaataaatgttattattattattttttttttggcttcaaaaataaatgttataatttgatataaaatttaatatgaatttgATTTTGAGAATAATACTATAGAGCATTAGccctatattatttatttaaaaaaaaaaaaaaactttaaaaccgAAATTGTATATTCACAAATTAGCCATTTGGCCCAATTCTCCTTATGGGTTTGATTAAAATATACAGCAGTGTCAATGACAGATTTGTAATCTgcactttttatatattatcttactaaatttaaaaataaataaataaataaaaatgttatgcGCAATTAAACTACCTTTTGAGGAGGACTCTGAGAAGGATGAAAACATGAACCTTGACTTAACCCATTGGCTAACTATATACATAAAAGGCCCGTTTAATGTTTTCAGTATTAGCACTTAGCTTACATCCAGTTTTTCAATAATTTCAAAATGCATCTGCAGATTTGGTGTACAATCACCAAAGTAAAATCTCTCAGAGACCTGTAACTTTCCTCCACTTCTCCCAGCTTCGGATTCGAGCACATGAAGCAATTTATCCTTTTCATCTCGAATCCAAGAGCGCCTACTGTCACACCACTGCCTGGGAGTTCCATGAAGGACAAAACGTATTTCTCTATTCTCCTGTACAACGATTCTAGAGATTTTCTCAATCACCTCATGGTCGGTGATGTATGCACCTGCAGAGTTTAATCCAACATCTATGTAATGTACTTCAGAAATGCTGTTTAAGAGGCTTTCTTTAGTACTGGGTATGATTTGGAACTCTTTTTTGGACTCTGAATATTCCCTATGTTCTGGCTGTTCCTCTGAGAATCCAAGTTCAGCAATTAGTTGGTTAACTACTGTACCTCCCTTGCTAAATCCAAAGATGAGTGTTTTAGGCATATAGATTTTCGATGCAGCAGTGCTTGCTGAGAGTGGTTCTTGCTGTATCCATGAATTGACACTCTTCAGCTGCGCCATCATCATAAACAGAGGACTTGAAATCATTTAAGGCTACATATGATTGCATGCTTCGATTATGTATGAGAACACATTGCGAAAGAGCTAGGTATCAGTTGAATAAATAAACTCAGGAATACTTATCTACTAGAACTTTAAATTTTCCAAAAGATGAGTAAGTAAActcttaatataaaataatctttTGCCGTTTAGTAAATAGCTGGATATACCAGTTTTAATGCTCTCAATTGtagaaattttcaaaacatgGCTCCAGAATGACGCAATTGCAGAACAATGCAGTTCTTATTAAAGCAGTGCATTGCATTTCTACTCTGCATGGCCCCATAGACATACAGCGTTGAAGCGtttaaatatcataaaactTGACAGGTCCTTAGATGTATGTAATCTAAGTGAAAACATATGAACGCAAGAAAGAAGATAACTTAAAAGACAAATACTATAATGAGATAAACTGATCACAGAAACATACCTCTTCAAGGAAATTTGACAATAGTGTGATAGCTGATCTAGAAGCTGGGAATCCAACTGGGTTGTACGATTTTGGCTCTCCCCATTGGTTCACTGATGGTATAAAATCCTTATACACAGCAAAAGGCCCATTATACACGGAAGCCTCAATAACCCATGTATTGATAGAACCTCCAATCTTGGAAACCAAAATTTCAGCTATGGTTTGCAAGCCTGATAACCTCTCAATCACCGGATTACCAGTGTGTGCAACTCGATCTCCACTGAAAAAGATGGCATTGGAAGAAGGCACCTGCATctcatattttaaacaaaatacaaatatggGTACTCCTTAATGCTAgagaaaaagaagtaaaatgTTAGGCTTAAGTTATTCCTAAACATGGATGGAAATATTCAGAAATGCAAGAAAGATTTCAATTTCACAGCAAATTGGTTGCTACATATATTCTACTTCtcagggaaagaaaaaacagaACTTAACTCTTCCCTTGCATGATCAATACAAAGTATGCACACTAGCGCTTAATTTACAAGGGGTTAAGTAGAAAGGATCTTACAGTTAGATTTTTCGAGGTTGGTGAAAGGCACAGAGATGCTGCAACTTGGTAAAAAGCTCTGCCATTGGGGTACAATGGAACCTTTAAAACACCAGTCCAACGGTCCATAACTGGAATAACAGTAAGGAGGTATTAAGAATTAGTTGTTTTCTACATGTAATACTATTAGACAAATCTGgttttttacatatattacaAACAGGCCAGTTAAAGAATGTATCTCAAGAAGCCCATTTCAGGCCATCAaacttttcttttccaatttcctattaaaaaaatgtttaccaTCAACATGTTCGAAAATTCTTGCTTTTCCTAAGCTGAGTATGAACATTCAAGTCATCCCACATGGATGAAATTGGATACTCTAGTTCGTAAGAAGTAAACGCATAAGTATATTCAGCCTGGGACTTTTCACAAACATCCCATGTGCACTATAAATGTTCCCAAATAACATAACTAACAAAAAAGGAACATCAGAACAAATCACTCATAAAATATTCTCATCGTAATAAAATTTTCCTAATAACAAACCATAAAGCAAAGTGATAACCAaattaagagaaagaaaaaggagaaaggTCTCTAACTTAATATAGCCGATCGCCAAATGGTGGAAAGCGCGGTAGAAATCTCGCAACGAATGGATTTCTCCACTAGTCTACAACCTTCTGGATGAGGCAATATTCAGTGAGGCCAGGCATAccaaaattttgcattttttcgTTGTACCCGTGTTATTTTTagttccaaaaaaacaaaaaaaatttgaacattttgaattttcattttgactttacttttttattttaaccacTTTAACGTCAACTTCATTCACGCTGTTGCTGACGTGTC
It encodes:
- the LOC107435145 gene encoding uncharacterized protein LOC107435145 isoform X1 yields the protein MFILSLGKARIFEHVDVMDRWTGVLKVPLYPNGRAFYQVAASLCLSPTSKNLTVPSSNAIFFSGDRVAHTGNPVIERLSGLQTIAEILVSKIGGSINTWVIEASVYNGPFAVYKDFIPSVNQWGEPKSYNPVGFPASRSAITLLSNFLEELKSVNSWIQQEPLSASTAASKIYMPKTLIFGFSKGGTVVNQLIAELGFSEEQPEHREYSESKKEFQIIPSTKESLLNSISEVHYIDVGLNSAGAYITDHEVIEKISRIVVQENREIRFVLHGTPRQWCDSRRSWIRDEKDKLLHVLESEAGRSGGKLQVSERFYFGDCTPNLQMHFEIIEKLDVS
- the LOC107435145 gene encoding uncharacterized protein LOC107435145 isoform X2 — protein: MDRWTGVLKVPLYPNGRAFYQVAASLCLSPTSKNLTVPSSNAIFFSGDRVAHTGNPVIERLSGLQTIAEILVSKIGGSINTWVIEASVYNGPFAVYKDFIPSVNQWGEPKSYNPVGFPASRSAITLLSNFLEELKSVNSWIQQEPLSASTAASKIYMPKTLIFGFSKGGTVVNQLIAELGFSEEQPEHREYSESKKEFQIIPSTKESLLNSISEVHYIDVGLNSAGAYITDHEVIEKISRIVVQENREIRFVLHGTPRQWCDSRRSWIRDEKDKLLHVLESEAGRSGGKLQVSERFYFGDCTPNLQMHFEIIEKLDVS
- the LOC107424239 gene encoding ranBP2-type zinc finger protein At1g67325-like, yielding MASTSKVDNRGSFGAKRSRSDNLRNDGDWTCLQCGNVNFGFRTVCNRTKCGAPRPTVLATPPPITSHYNNPPPFYFGGVGVPPIPPYGVSNRYGSPLLPSGVHYDYGAPPGAHGPYGPIPTFPPGGFRGMGYASPPTVNGYGFGFQGSPWSEGMMPDNPASRKRRGGPDGLYEGDWVCPKCENVNFAFRTVCNMKKCGAARPSPGPNPSNSGAPEGSWTCDKCGNLNYPFRTVCNRKECAAEKPGSSK